Part of the Polyangiaceae bacterium genome, TCTGCACGAAGTGCGGAGGTCAGCTCGATGCCTGGGAAGGACAATTCGAGGAGAGCGAAGAGGTCGACGTCGTCGAGCTGAAGTACGTCCTGAAGAAGCACCGCCGGCAGAAGTATCGCTGTGGCTGCGGCGCCTGCATCGAGACTGCTCCCGGCCCGATCAAGCTCTTCCCGGGTGCGCGCTACTCGGTCGGCTTCGCAATCAACGTGGCGATCGCGAAGTACGCCGACCACCTGCCGCTCGAGCGACAGGTGAAGATGGCCGCGCGGCACGGGCTCGACGTCGACTCGCAGACGCTCTGGGACCAGATCAACGCGCTCGCTAAGGTGCTCGGTCCCACGTACACAGCTCTCTGCGCGTACGTGCTCAGTCAGCCGGTCATCGGCGCTGACGAAACGACCTGGCGCTTGATGGGCGCCAAGGGCAAGAAGAGCGGCGGCGACGCGAAGAAGTGGCAAGTCTGGACTGCCGCCGCGCCCGACGCGGTCTGCTACCAGATCCAAGACAGCCGCTCGACCGAGGCGGCGCGGAATCTGCTCGGCGACTACGCCGGCACCGTCGTGTGCGACGACTACAGCGCGTACAAATCGCTCCGCAAACGCGGCGGCAAGTATCAAATCGCGCACTGCTGGGCCCATGTGCGGCGAAAATTCCTCGAAGCCGAGGCGGAGCACCCAAGGGAATGCGGGGAGGTGCTCAACCTGATCGGGCAGCTCTACGAGATCGAGCGGCGAGCAGCGACGGAACCTCCCGAGCTCCGTGCGCACCTGCGTGCCGCAGAATCAC contains:
- a CDS encoding IS66 family transposase; translated protein: MTLDDIDDIELLRKAALLLQEDNKKLMRLLAKLKKELHALKGGDPEQLKLQVADLEQQLAKRNHLLFGDKSEKRGRSEKSSGERPAQTGHGPRAQALLPEVEQIHVLDEADKVCTKCGGQLDAWEGQFEESEEVDVVELKYVLKKHRRQKYRCGCGACIETAPGPIKLFPGARYSVGFAINVAIAKYADHLPLERQVKMAARHGLDVDSQTLWDQINALAKVLGPTYTALCAYVLSQPVIGADETTWRLMGAKGKKSGGDAKKWQVWTAAAPDAVCYQIQDSRSTEAARNLLGDYAGTVVCDDYSAYKSLRKRGGKYQIAHCWAHVRRKFLEAEAEHPRECGEVLNLIGQLYEIERRAATEPPELRAHLRAAESRAVVKNIEKWALGVEALPGSGLRKAVEYMGGMWDGGLLRFLDDPNVPLDNNGAERCLRGVVVGRKNHYGSRSLRGTEVASLLYSLIESAKLAGVGPHTYLRAATNAALRDGSVLLPHELV